The Vespula vulgaris chromosome 14, iyVesVulg1.1, whole genome shotgun sequence DNA segment CGGTGTAGCTTtcattaatgttaattaattcttttgtgtctagaaaaaaaacatagatgagcgatttattttacatatgataaaaaatacgatCTTTTGTACTCACTGTCATCGATGTCATCCCAAGGTAAGCTAGTTCTATCAGTGATAAGACTACTTGCATGTGATTCAGAATTTATGGATTTATCGTCTATTGTATCAGAATCATCTTCATGTATATGATCAGAATCACTAAATAATTTTGGAAATGCAGTCGCATATGCGTGCGTTCTTCTTGAATTGTATACTTGATAGAGAATTTGATTGATATCACGCATTATTGCTTGAGGCTGTTTTCTTATACCGTTAGATTCACCCCAACATTCcaacattaatttataaacttCTGCTGGACAGCTACTTGGTATAGGGAGACGTTTACCACTTTCATAATactgaaaatttattgaatgaTTAAGTATTAATAAAGGACATATTTTTACTCTTAATTTTAAgctttaatttcttattataaaccTTTTTCACAATATTCAGGTCATGGTATGTGGGAGGTTCTGCTCCCCTTGAAAAAATTTGCCAAACTGTAGTGCTTACAGCCCATATATCTGTTTGGAAATTACATTTTGCAATTTCCggatttgaataaaattcagGTGGCAACCAATGTACACTATGCATcatataatagaattataatatattacaaaattgcCCACAAAACTATATTAGAAAAACAACATAAATTCATATAGAAAACTTACTCCTTATCTGTGTAAATAAAGAGACCAGGATCAGCTAATTTAACTATGAAACTATTATCCGTGTGTGCATGAACAAGAAGTTTTTTACATCTAATGTTTCCATGAATAACACCATTTTCCTCCTGCAAATGTGTCTCAAAAATTtagtaaagaataaaaaacaaactaagattataattaaaagaatagaTGAGATATAAGTACCAAATGCCATAGTGCATTTGCTAAACATGCAGCTGCTTCAACCATATCAACTGTTTTTATAGTTTGTGGGGAAGTGCTACGTAAATATGCATCTAATGGTCCAAGTCTTACTAATTCTAATAACATTCCAATTGCTGGTGTTACAGTTAAACCATACAATCTATGAATCAAACAAaggaatatataattactgatttcatcaaatataaaaataacttgaaataaaaatttgtatagcTACCTTACTAAAGCACCTGATCTCAATTGACCCCATTTTCCAGCTAATTCTAAAAATTCTTTAGTGGAACaccattcttcttctttgagtATTTTTATAGCAACTTCCAACTTTTTGCCTTTCGTAACTCGCCACATTGCCCTATGCAATCTCGTGGCCGGTTGTTGTACATTTAAAGATTCACTACTTTTTGAGAAAACTTTATAAATTTGCAATTGATCACGAGGAACACAACGAGGTCCACTTTCTAAAAGAGATGCAATGATTTCTTCATCGGCAGCAACTTCATTTCCCACATTTTCTGGTGCACAAATTAATAATGGTGATTTGTCTgcaaaaaaacaaacaagaatCTTAAATTCTTATGATAATCAGCatagaaatgagagagaaagtatattattaaacatacCATATTCTGAAGGTGGTAAACATTCTAAAAGATATGGTTGACTTTCAGGATCTTGAAATGAACAAATAAGATGACCTAAtgatttatatctttctatattattttgtataacaAATTCGTTAACAGCAAgttcttctatcttttgtGACATTAGATTTCCATCTTTGCCACAAGAgtcgaaataataaacattgtaCTCTGTCTCACTTTCACGGAGTATGTAAGATCCAGGACGATTGGCACGTTTTTCTTCAAGTTTTCCATATGCAAATTCCCTTCTGCCAGAATAATTTTactactttttccttttcttcaaaattataatatatttcaagaaaagatATGATTTGTAAAGGTAATTCTGATAATAATGACCTTACCCAACTGGTCCATGACATTTCAGTTTATGCAACCTTTCTAAACTTGGTGTAGTAACATCTCTACACAAATTAAAAGTCCATTTAATAGCCAAACGATAATAACCATCCAAAGCAGAAACAAATGACATAAGAAGATTACTGGTtggaaattttaaatatgagGGTATTCCATTTTTTCTCGATACTTCTACAGTATTGTCttgtctataaaaaaataatatattacatcacATATAATAACGGGTAATGTATTTTCATAtagattaataatacaatataaaagtaGTACTATTAAagcgataattaattatttttactgatgaaatatatgatttttaccttatagaaataaaacaaagatctTCTATTGCACAAAGTTGATTCCAAGCACCAGATTCCGTTTCACAATATTTTACTTCATCCACATTTACCCTAAGTACTACTTTAGATGGAGGATTTGGAATACCTTTATCCATTAAGGCTTTATATTCTTCATATGGATAATTTGGTGCCATACATTCAAATTGTTTCAGGTACTGTTCTTTTACATAAGAAGCATCATGTCCAGAAATACGTCCAAGCGCATTATGTATAggtttctttataaaaaaagcatGACGTTTAATACATTCCTTTggaatatatttcttgtacTCTGATTCTACAATTTCTCTTGGTATACGTTTTTCAAGCATTACTCTGCAAtaagttatattaataatactttatttatttataaattaatatgttcattattatataaaaatgtacacacacacacacacacacacttaaagcttagatatatatatatatacctatacatatcACTAACACCTAATCCAATCAATTCACGTTTATGCCTTTCATAAACAATATCTGGTACTTTATTTTCCATTACATCGGAACGAGCTTGTTGAAAGTAATAATCATAAGCTCTTTCGTCTATACGTTTTAATGTCTGTAAACTGGCTGGTTTGAATCTTAAACGAAAATCAAATTTACTTTTCTccttattttctaatttgtaATTTGCAGGATACCAAAGTTTGGTAGCATGATTCCGTAATGCAAAAAGATGCCTTGCTACCGGACCTATCCCAAATATTTTGCATATCTAAAAGTTTATACATAAAGATagtgtaaaattaatattacattaataagattgttatataaattattttttaatgaattataccTTTATACAAAGATCTTCAATTGACCATCCTACtgtatatgaaatattcaGTTCTTTCTCATCTGTTACCACACTGATAATTACTAACCTATTGATGTCcattatgtttattatat contains these protein-coding regions:
- the LOC127069110 gene encoding tyrosine-protein kinase hopscotch is translated as MDINRLVIISVVTDEKELNISYTVGWSIEDLCIKICKIFGIGPVARHLFALRNHATKLWYPANYKLENKEKSKFDFRLRFKPASLQTLKRIDERAYDYYFQQARSDVMENKVPDIVYERHKRELIGLGVSDMYRVMLEKRIPREIVESEYKKYIPKECIKRHAFFIKKPIHNALGRISGHDASYVKEQYLKQFECMAPNYPYEEYKALMDKGIPNPPSKVVLRVNVDEVKYCETESGAWNQLCAIEDLCFISIRQDNTVEVSRKNGIPSYLKFPTSNLLMSFVSALDGYYRLAIKWTFNLCRDVTTPSLERLHKLKCHGPVGREFAYGKLEEKRANRPGSYILRESETEYNVYYFDSCGKDGNLMSQKIEELAVNEFVIQNNIERYKSLGHLICSFQDPESQPYLLECLPPSEYDKSPLLICAPENVGNEVAADEEIIASLLESGPRCVPRDQLQIYKVFSKSSESLNVQQPATRLHRAMWRVTKGKKLEVAIKILKEEEWCSTKEFLELAGKWGQLRSGALVRLYGLTVTPAIGMLLELVRLGPLDAYLRSTSPQTIKTVDMVEAAACLANALWHLEENGVIHGNIRCKKLLVHAHTDNSFIVKLADPGLFIYTDKDVHWLPPEFYSNPEIAKCNFQTDIWAVSTTVWQIFSRGAEPPTYHDLNIVKKYYESGKRLPIPSSCPAEVYKLMLECWGESNGIRKQPQAIMRDINQILYQVYNSRRTHAYATAFPKLFSDSDHIHEDDSDTIDDKSINSESHASSLITDRTSLPWDDIDDNTKELININESYTGSAEELSNYLSWLKSTARDIESCNDRTMAGVINCSDRTTHALRITHDGSIGDVSIVNNNCSSVSDDGTRMQNIFELNADCYIILQGRIGQGFYGEVYKGILERDGGKDIEPQQVAVKKLKTRALEADLRDFEREISIMKTLKHPNVVEILGVISEPEVCLVMEFVKHGSLQSYLALHRQTLTHKKLLGFALDIATGMDYLGHKSIVHRDLAARNILVADESKVKISDFGLAQVTGKNDYYILQTNRDLPIKWYAPESLRDGKFSPRSDVWSFGVTMYETFGLGKDPKLPGVGSDVRDKSANEISDSEIGIEEGSAELLAALERGSRLPCPPTCPQQIYVKLMYPCWHLHSHKRPDFASLCRDIRELLNHY